From the Perca flavescens isolate YP-PL-M2 chromosome 21, PFLA_1.0, whole genome shotgun sequence genome, one window contains:
- the a1cf gene encoding APOBEC1 complementation factor isoform X1, protein MESNQKASGDGLAGTQKEAALRELMQRTGYQLQQENGQRRYGGPPPNWDGPPPERGSEIFVGKLPRDLFEDELVPLCEKFGKIYEVRMMMDFNGNNRGYAFVTFGNKLEAKAAMKQLNNYEIRNGRLLGVCASVDNCRLFVGGIPKTKKREEILTEMRKVTDGVVDVIVYPSAADKSKNRGFAFVEYESHRAAAMARRKLLPGRIQLWGHAIAVDWAEPEVEVDEDTMASVKILYVRNLMLQTTEETIEKEFNSLRPGAVERVKKIRDYAFVHFTQREDAINAMNALNGKVVDGSPIEVTLAKPVDKDSYVRYTRGTGGRGGSLLQTDYAAYTLGQVYDPSAAYLGPPVFYAPQAYAAIPGQFRFPTAKAHIGGRGLIRTPSVREIYMTVPVGAAGVRGLGGRGYLAYAAGVGAMGGAGASYGLKGDKQAEEKLYDLLPGMELTPMNPGAMSLKAAAIKPAPQVLEELCQKNNWGQPVYQLHSAISPDQRQLFLYKITIPALATQYPNVHPFTPSKLCASVEEAKVHAAEHTLQTLGLQTEGAGDAGCASAAAVASVAFPGYTLASPVASAVASQLKQAVSLGQDLTAYTTYEGYPAFAVATRHSDGYGVF, encoded by the exons ATGGAATCCAATCAGAAAGCAAGCGGGGACGGACTGGCCGGGACGCAGAAGGAGGCGGCGCTGCGAGAGCTAATGCAACGCACGGGATACCAACTCCAGCAG GAGAACGGCCAGCGGCGGTACGGAGGCCCACCGCCAAACTGGGACGGTCCGCCACCAGAGCGAGGCAGCGAGATCTTTGTGGGGAAACTACCGAGAGATCTGTTTGAAGACGAACTGGTTCCACTGTGTGAGAAG TTCGGTAAGATCTACGAGGTGAGGATGATGATGGACTTTAACGGGAACAACAGAGGTTACGCCTTCGTTACCTTCGGCAACAAACTGGAGGCCAAAGCAGCCATGAAGCAGCTCAACAACTACGAGATCAG GAACGGTCGCCTCCTCGGAGTTTGTGCCAGCGTCGACAACTGCCGTCTGTTTGTTGGCGGGATTCCCAAAACCAAGAAGCGCGAGGAGATCCTTACCGAGATGAGGAAGGTCACTGACGGCGTCGTGGACGTCATCGTGTACCCGAGCGCCGCCGACAAATCCAAGAACCGAGGCTTCGCCTTCGTCGAGTACGAGAGCCACCGAGCGGCCGCCATGGCCCGCCGCAAACTGCTGCCAG GTCGTATTCAGCTGTGGGGTCATGCCATCGCCGTGGACTGGGCGGAGCCAGAGGTTGAGGTGGACGAGGATACCATGGCCTCTGTCAAGATACTGTACGTCAGGAACCTGATGCTTCAGACAACCGAGGAGACCATCGAGAAGGAGTTCAACAGCCTCAGACCAG GTGCAGTGGAGCGAGTGAAAAAGATCAGAGACTACGCCTTCGTCCATTTCACTCAGAGAGAAGACGCCATCAACGCCATGAACGCCCTCAACGGAAAG GTGGTGGACGGCTCTCCTATCGAGGTGACTCTGGCCAAGCCGGTGGACAAGGACAGTTACGTCCGATACACCAGAGGGACCGGAGGACGCGGAGGATCTCTGCTGCAGACCGACTACGCCGCCTACACTCTGGGACAG GTGTACGATCCCTCAGCGGCGTACCTCGGTCCGCCCGTGTTTTACGCCCCCCAGGCCTACGCTGCCATACCAGGTCAGTTCCGCTTCCCGACGGCCAAAGCTCACATTGGAGGTCGAGGTCTGATCAGGACACCGTCGGTCAGAG AAATTTACATGACTGTACCTGTAGGGGCTGCCGGGGTGCGGGGGCTGGGTGGGCGGGGATACCTGGCCTACGCCGCCGGGGTCGGAGCCATGGGTGGAGCCGGCGCCTCCTATGGCCTGAAGGGGGACAAGCAGGCGGAGGAGAAGCTGTACGACCTCCTGCCAGGCATGGAGCTGACCCCAATGAACCCTGGCGCCATGAGCCTGAAGGCCGCCGCCATCAAACCTGCACCGCAG GTTCTGGAGGAGTTGTGTCAGAAGAATAACTGGGGTCAGCCCGTCTATCAGCTCCACTCTGCCATCAGTCCGGACCAGAGACAACTCTTTCTCTACAAGATCACTATCCCAGCTTTGGCTACACAGTACCCCAACGT CCATCCCTTCACACCTTCTAAGCTGTGTGCGTCTGTAGAAGAAGCTAAAGTCCATGCAGCAGAGCACACTCTGCAGACGCTCGGCCTACAGACAGAGGGCGCTGGTGATGCCGGCTGTGCCAGTGCTGCCGCTGTGGCCTCGGTAGCCTTCCCAG GTTACACTCTGGCGAGCCCGGTGGCGTCTGCAGTCGCCTCCCAGCTGAAACAGGCTGTATCTCTGGGTCAGGACCTGACCGCCTACACCACCTACGAGGGATACCCCGCCTTCGCTGTGGCGACACGCCACAGCGACGGCTATGGCGTTTTCTAG
- the a1cf gene encoding APOBEC1 complementation factor isoform X2 has product MESNQKASGDGLAGTQKEAALRELMQRTGYQLQQENGQRRYGGPPPNWDGPPPERGSEIFVGKLPRDLFEDELVPLCEKFGKIYEVRMMMDFNGNNRGYAFVTFGNKLEAKAAMKQLNNYEIRNGRLLGVCASVDNCRLFVGGIPKTKKREEILTEMRKVTDGVVDVIVYPSAADKSKNRGFAFVEYESHRAAAMARRKLLPGRIQLWGHAIAVDWAEPEVEVDEDTMASVKILYVRNLMLQTTEETIEKEFNSLRPGAVERVKKIRDYAFVHFTQREDAINAMNALNGKVVDGSPIEVTLAKPVDKDSYVRYTRGTGGRGGSLLQTDYAAYTLGQVYDPSAAYLGPPVFYAPQAYAAIPGQFRFPTAKAHIGGRGLIRTPSVRGAAGVRGLGGRGYLAYAAGVGAMGGAGASYGLKGDKQAEEKLYDLLPGMELTPMNPGAMSLKAAAIKPAPQVLEELCQKNNWGQPVYQLHSAISPDQRQLFLYKITIPALATQYPNVHPFTPSKLCASVEEAKVHAAEHTLQTLGLQTEGAGDAGCASAAAVASVAFPGYTLASPVASAVASQLKQAVSLGQDLTAYTTYEGYPAFAVATRHSDGYGVF; this is encoded by the exons ATGGAATCCAATCAGAAAGCAAGCGGGGACGGACTGGCCGGGACGCAGAAGGAGGCGGCGCTGCGAGAGCTAATGCAACGCACGGGATACCAACTCCAGCAG GAGAACGGCCAGCGGCGGTACGGAGGCCCACCGCCAAACTGGGACGGTCCGCCACCAGAGCGAGGCAGCGAGATCTTTGTGGGGAAACTACCGAGAGATCTGTTTGAAGACGAACTGGTTCCACTGTGTGAGAAG TTCGGTAAGATCTACGAGGTGAGGATGATGATGGACTTTAACGGGAACAACAGAGGTTACGCCTTCGTTACCTTCGGCAACAAACTGGAGGCCAAAGCAGCCATGAAGCAGCTCAACAACTACGAGATCAG GAACGGTCGCCTCCTCGGAGTTTGTGCCAGCGTCGACAACTGCCGTCTGTTTGTTGGCGGGATTCCCAAAACCAAGAAGCGCGAGGAGATCCTTACCGAGATGAGGAAGGTCACTGACGGCGTCGTGGACGTCATCGTGTACCCGAGCGCCGCCGACAAATCCAAGAACCGAGGCTTCGCCTTCGTCGAGTACGAGAGCCACCGAGCGGCCGCCATGGCCCGCCGCAAACTGCTGCCAG GTCGTATTCAGCTGTGGGGTCATGCCATCGCCGTGGACTGGGCGGAGCCAGAGGTTGAGGTGGACGAGGATACCATGGCCTCTGTCAAGATACTGTACGTCAGGAACCTGATGCTTCAGACAACCGAGGAGACCATCGAGAAGGAGTTCAACAGCCTCAGACCAG GTGCAGTGGAGCGAGTGAAAAAGATCAGAGACTACGCCTTCGTCCATTTCACTCAGAGAGAAGACGCCATCAACGCCATGAACGCCCTCAACGGAAAG GTGGTGGACGGCTCTCCTATCGAGGTGACTCTGGCCAAGCCGGTGGACAAGGACAGTTACGTCCGATACACCAGAGGGACCGGAGGACGCGGAGGATCTCTGCTGCAGACCGACTACGCCGCCTACACTCTGGGACAG GTGTACGATCCCTCAGCGGCGTACCTCGGTCCGCCCGTGTTTTACGCCCCCCAGGCCTACGCTGCCATACCAGGTCAGTTCCGCTTCCCGACGGCCAAAGCTCACATTGGAGGTCGAGGTCTGATCAGGACACCGTCGGTCAGAG GGGCTGCCGGGGTGCGGGGGCTGGGTGGGCGGGGATACCTGGCCTACGCCGCCGGGGTCGGAGCCATGGGTGGAGCCGGCGCCTCCTATGGCCTGAAGGGGGACAAGCAGGCGGAGGAGAAGCTGTACGACCTCCTGCCAGGCATGGAGCTGACCCCAATGAACCCTGGCGCCATGAGCCTGAAGGCCGCCGCCATCAAACCTGCACCGCAG GTTCTGGAGGAGTTGTGTCAGAAGAATAACTGGGGTCAGCCCGTCTATCAGCTCCACTCTGCCATCAGTCCGGACCAGAGACAACTCTTTCTCTACAAGATCACTATCCCAGCTTTGGCTACACAGTACCCCAACGT CCATCCCTTCACACCTTCTAAGCTGTGTGCGTCTGTAGAAGAAGCTAAAGTCCATGCAGCAGAGCACACTCTGCAGACGCTCGGCCTACAGACAGAGGGCGCTGGTGATGCCGGCTGTGCCAGTGCTGCCGCTGTGGCCTCGGTAGCCTTCCCAG GTTACACTCTGGCGAGCCCGGTGGCGTCTGCAGTCGCCTCCCAGCTGAAACAGGCTGTATCTCTGGGTCAGGACCTGACCGCCTACACCACCTACGAGGGATACCCCGCCTTCGCTGTGGCGACACGCCACAGCGACGGCTATGGCGTTTTCTAG